In the genome of Aequorivita sp. H23M31, the window GGAGTGTTTTCTCGGTAGATTATTTGGTAAATTAAAAATCCGAAGGTAAATAAAACCAGTATCCCCGCAATGACGGTAACAATACGTTCAAGCCAGTTCGTATTTTCACTTTTATCTTTCATATTTATGACTGTATTAGCAATCTTCCTGCCGATGCACCTAGGGCAGCTGGAAAGCCCAACACCACAATTTCGGAAACCATAGTGTAAAGGGAAATATTCTCAAAACGTCCAAAAAACCATAGCATAAAGGCCGAGGCAACAAGGGAAACCGCGTACATTATCAATGTTCCCGAAAAGACACCTACCAAACTTGAAGGTTTTGATACCCATCGACTTGACCCTGTAAAATTGATATAATATAATACTGCGCCTCCAATTCCGATGGAGAGAAGGGCTATTAGGAATAATTTGTATGCTGGAGTTTCCAAGGCAATAACGATAACTTCATCTGTGGGTGCTATGTTTGAAGCAATTAATATTGCCCCGCACAATGAAATATTCAGGGTTCTAAGTAAATTAGGTTCCGCATTGGATTTAACCAACATCTTTTTATCCTCGTCTTTTTCTTCTTCTTTAATTTCAGCTTCTTCATCTCTTCCTAGCTGTGATTTTCCTACCGAAATACCGATAGCCACCGTAACTGCTTCAACAACTATTTTCCCCGTAATTTCCTGAATGGACATTTGATCTGTAATCCGTTGGGTGACCCAAAGAATGAATAAAGTAAGAATAAGACCTAGTCCCATTTCTTCAGCCGATTCCATAAGACCTTCCCAAATCGTGTGTTCATGACGAATACCAACATAATAGTTATATACCATTAATAGAAAAAGTCCCACTAAAAAATAGACAGTAAGCGGAAAAGGATCTGTATTAAATCCAGCCCACCATAATTCCATGGTATAAAGCATGGGTAAACTGAAGAGAAGACCTCCAGTCAATCCGCGGCCATATTCTTTAAGAGAGTCCGATATTGATTTTGAGGATTTACCCATCTCTCAAAAGTATTTTTTTTACGTACCTAGGATAAAGATAATCAAAACAAGGTTTTCTTAATTTTTAGAAATCGATTTTAGAGAATGTTTAAGATGAAAATTAATTATCAGAGTTTTAGACATAAAAAATTTTAACAGCAGATATTGTAAAGTTTTATTTCCTATTTTGGTTAAATAAAACGGAATTTATGAGAAACCATATTCTGCTATCCACCCTTCTTTTATTTGCTCTAACGTCCTGTAAGGAAAATTCTAAATTAATTTCTCCAGAAACGAATACGACAATCGAAAGATTCAAAAAACTGAATGAGTTTAACTGGCTGGTTGGAAGTTGGGTAAATAGAAGTGGGAATAAGTTTTCTAAAGAAACTTGGACAAAAGAGAACGATAGTACACTTTCGGCTTTTAGTTATACCCAAATAGAGAAAGACACTGTCTTTGTTGAGTTAATGCTGCTTCAGCAAAAAAATGACTCAGTAATTTTAACGGTTACCGATGGAAGAAACAAAAATGACATAGTTCCCTTTAAATTAATCTCTTCAGATAATGGAGAACATACATTTGAAAATAAGCAACACGACTTTCCTGAACGGATTATATATACAAATCCCACCCAGGATTCAATCCATGCCTGGATTTTAGGCACTCTAAATGGAGAAGCTCGCAAAGTTGATTTTTACTTTGCTCGAGAAAAATAATTGGCTAGGAGTATTCTCTAACAGGTATCACACAAAGTATGTATGTTTTCAATCCCTTTTAGTTTTCGGTTTTTTTGGCCAGTACACCTCAGGAATTGTAGTTGTACTTCCGTCTCTTCCCGCACGATAATGAGGAGACATAATCTCTATTCCACGCTCATTAAAAACATCCTGAATATTTTCGTGCAAATGTGAATATATCCCACCTTGTCTATTGGCCTCCCTTATGTATGCGTTAATTTCGTAAGCGACATAAAAATCTTCCAATCCTGTTTGGAGAACAAAAGGTGCAGGTTCCTTCAAAACAAATTCTGTACGGAGAGCAGCCTCAATTAGTGCTTCATGGACTTTTCTCCAAGGCACATCATAACCAATAGTTACCGTGCTATGGATTATCAATCCCTTCTCTGGGGCATCAATACTGTAGTTGACAGTATGGCTGCTCATTACCGTAGAATTGGGGATTGAAATAATCTCATTTTGCGCTGTTCTCACCCTTGTAACCAAAGCGGATTTTTCAATTACATCTCCAGAAACATCCCCGATCTTAACCCGATCGCCAATAGTGAACAATCGCATATAAGTTAATATCAACCCGGCGATAACGTTGGAAAGTGAACCAGCAGAACCAAAGGTGAACAAAAACCCTAAAAATACGGAAACTCCTTTAAATATGGGTGAATCACTTCCTGGTAGGTATGGCCATATAACCACGATCATGAAAGCA includes:
- a CDS encoding TIGR02587 family membrane protein, giving the protein MGKSSKSISDSLKEYGRGLTGGLLFSLPMLYTMELWWAGFNTDPFPLTVYFLVGLFLLMVYNYYVGIRHEHTIWEGLMESAEEMGLGLILTLFILWVTQRITDQMSIQEITGKIVVEAVTVAIGISVGKSQLGRDEEAEIKEEEKDEDKKMLVKSNAEPNLLRTLNISLCGAILIASNIAPTDEVIVIALETPAYKLFLIALLSIGIGGAVLYYINFTGSSRWVSKPSSLVGVFSGTLIMYAVSLVASAFMLWFFGRFENISLYTMVSEIVVLGFPAALGASAGRLLIQS
- a CDS encoding DUF6265 family protein produces the protein MRNHILLSTLLLFALTSCKENSKLISPETNTTIERFKKLNEFNWLVGSWVNRSGNKFSKETWTKENDSTLSAFSYTQIEKDTVFVELMLLQQKNDSVILTVTDGRNKNDIVPFKLISSDNGEHTFENKQHDFPERIIYTNPTQDSIHAWILGTLNGEARKVDFYFAREK